The Palaemon carinicauda isolate YSFRI2023 chromosome 43, ASM3689809v2, whole genome shotgun sequence genome window below encodes:
- the LOC137633847 gene encoding splicing regulatory glutamine/lysine-rich protein 1-like, giving the protein MKTSKGKEDFREERRLPRGKEDFQEGFPRGRKTSKRKKDFERKEDFQGERRLPNGKKTSERKEGFQEEGRLPRGKKTSERKKDFKRKRLPRGKKTSKRKEDLKEGLLRGRKTSKRKKDFREERRLPRGKKTSRGKKTPRGKRLPRGASKRKEDFKEEKRLPRRRRLPRGKKTSKRKKTSKRKERLPRGKTTSERKKTSKRGFQEEGRLPRGKETSKGKEDFQGERRLLRGRKTSKRKEHFQEEKRLPRRKKTSERKEDF; this is encoded by the coding sequence atgaagacttccaaggggaaagaagacttccgagaggaaagaagacttccgagaggaaaagaagacttccaagaggggTTTCCAagaggaaggaagacttccaagaggaaaaaagacttcgagaggaaagaagacttccaaggggaaagaagacttccaaatgGGAAGAAGACTTCCGAGAGGAAAGAAGGCTTCCAAGAAGAAGGAAGACTTCCCAGAGGAAAAAAGACTTCCGAGAGGAAAAAAGACTTCAAAAGAaaaagacttccaaggggaaagaagacttccaagaggaaagaagacttgaAAGAGGGGCTTCTAAGAGGAagaaagacttccaagaggaaaaaagacttcagagaggaaagaagacttccaaggggaaagaagacttccagaggaaAGAAGACTCCGAGAGGAAAAAGACTACCAAGAGGGGCTTCCAAGAGGAAGGAAGACTTCAAAGAGGAAAAAAGACTTCCGAGAagaagaagacttccaagaggaaaaaagacttccaagaggaagaagacttccaagaggaaagaaagaCTTCCGAGAGGAAAGACGACTTCCGagagaaagaagacttccaagaggggCTTCCAagaggaaggaagacttccaagaggaaaggaGACTTCtaaggggaaagaagacttccaaggggaaagaagacttctgAGAGGAAGGAAAACTTCCAAGAGGAAGGAACACTTCCAAGAGGAAAAAAGACTTCCAAGGAGAAAGAAGACTTctgagaggaaagaagacttctga